ATCCATATTTGGATTCCAGCCAGGATAAGATCCGGAAAAAGAAACTGAAAATACTCCAAGTTCAAACACAGACTTCAATGTATTCGCTAAATCCATTTTCCCCGATTCCATAGAGGACCTTGTTAGACAACCAATTTCTATGACTCCATCGGCTACGGTTACCTTGGCAATGTTATTGGATGTTTCTACCAAATTTTCCATGCTTGGACTCATCCTATAAACACCGTTATGAAGTCCATAAAGGGTTCTCAGCAACACTTCCTGAGACTCCAATTCCATTAAGTCACTAAAAGGTTTTTCTAAAACTTCCAACACTATTTCAAGGTTGGGCTCCTTCAATTTGAACTCTGTTTTTATCTTCCTGGTTTCCTCGTTCAAAACTTCCAAGAAAGAGCTTAGTTGATTTTCCTCTACATTTAATTGACATTTGCTTTCTCTGGGTATGGCATTTCGTAATCCTCCACCACGTAGGGTTGAAATCCTAAAATCATATTCGTTACCACAGAATAACAAGCGGTTCATGATTTTATTGGCATTGCCTAGACCTTTATGGATATCCATTCCGCTATGTCCACCAGCCAGCCCTTTAACTACTATTTCAACACCAACTTCCCCAGGAATGAACGGGGTAATTCCATAAGATTTGGTAGCTGTAATATCGATTCCCCCCGCACACCCAATGTCAATTTCATCATCCTCTTCGGTGTCCAAGTTCAGCAAAATATTTCCCTTTAATAATCCGCCCTTAAGTCCAAAAGCACCGGTCATACCGGTCTCCTCATCTATGGTGAACAATGCCTCCAATGGCGGATGCGCTATATCTGTTGACTCCAACAGGCTCATAATGGCAGCTACTCCCATTCCATTATCCGCCCCAAGTGTGGTGCCCTTGGCCTTTACCCAATCTCCTTCTTTATACATTTGAATACCTTGCGTATCAAAATCGAAGTTGATATCGGAATTCTTTTGATGCACCATGTCCAAATGGGACTGTAGAGTAACCATTTTTCTATGCTCCATACCTGCGGTTGCAGGTTTTCTTATGATCACGTTCCCTACTTCATCCTTAATAGTTTCCAATCCGAGGGATTCTCCAAATTGTATCATAAAGGCTATAACCCGTTCCTCCTTTTTGGAAGCCCTGGGAACTGCATTCAGTTTGGAAAAATTCTTCCAAATAGGACTTGGTTCTAATTCGAGTATCTCTTTATTCATTTTAGGTCAAAAAATTATATAGTAAAATTTGGATAAAGTATGTGAAGCTCCGGCGCAACATAAAATAAGTATTCAGGAAAACTTTAGACAAAATTATCCGGATTATCAGGTAAAAATACATACCAAAAGATCAATTCCCTATTTTTGAGGTCATGAAGATGTCCTTAAAAACCGTTATAGCGGTTTCCTTTATTCCCCAAATCATATTGGTTAAATGGCTGGGGCAAAATACAGAGTTCATTGAAAGGTACTACAGTACAGGAATTTATCCGTATATATCCAAATTTTTCCGACTACTATTAGGCTGGGTACCTTTTTCAGTGGGTGACATCCTCTATTTTTTACTCATTTGCAGCGCCGTTATTTATTTATACCGAAGTTGGAACCATATCAAAACCCATAAAATAGAATTCCTAAGGGATATCCTAATGGTACTCTCCATTGGGTACCTAACGTTTCATTTGGCATGGGGATTTAATTATTATCGCAAACCACTATCGGATAAATTGGCGTTGACCGAAACCAAGGATTATCAAGAATTATTGGATTTCACAGATAGACTGATTCAAAAAAGCAATGAACTGCAAGAACAAATCGTTGGGGACACACTTCAAAAGGTAAAAATTCCCTATTCCCAAGAAGAAATGTTCAAAATGAGTATCGAGGGATATCACAAACTGGCCGAAAAATTCAACTTTTTGGAGTATGAAAACCCTAGTATAAAAACATCACTTTTTAGTACCGGGTTGACCTATATGGGGTATGCCGGTTATTTAAACCCCTTTACGAATGAAGCCCAAGTAAATGGCATTCTTCCTAATTTTAGATT
This window of the Maribacter cobaltidurans genome carries:
- a CDS encoding aminoacyl-histidine dipeptidase yields the protein MNKEILELEPSPIWKNFSKLNAVPRASKKEERVIAFMIQFGESLGLETIKDEVGNVIIRKPATAGMEHRKMVTLQSHLDMVHQKNSDINFDFDTQGIQMYKEGDWVKAKGTTLGADNGMGVAAIMSLLESTDIAHPPLEALFTIDEETGMTGAFGLKGGLLKGNILLNLDTEEDDEIDIGCAGGIDITATKSYGITPFIPGEVGVEIVVKGLAGGHSGMDIHKGLGNANKIMNRLLFCGNEYDFRISTLRGGGLRNAIPRESKCQLNVEENQLSSFLEVLNEETRKIKTEFKLKEPNLEIVLEVLEKPFSDLMELESQEVLLRTLYGLHNGVYRMSPSMENLVETSNNIAKVTVADGVIEIGCLTRSSMESGKMDLANTLKSVFELGVFSVSFSGSYPGWNPNMDSGVLKVATSVYERLFHEEPRVVACHAGLECGILGQNYPNMDMISFGPTIKGAHSPDERVSVSSVQKFWKFLLEILRQTP
- a CDS encoding DUF3810 domain-containing protein, with the translated sequence MKMSLKTVIAVSFIPQIILVKWLGQNTEFIERYYSTGIYPYISKFFRLLLGWVPFSVGDILYFLLICSAVIYLYRSWNHIKTHKIEFLRDILMVLSIGYLTFHLAWGFNYYRKPLSDKLALTETKDYQELLDFTDRLIQKSNELQEQIVGDTLQKVKIPYSQEEMFKMSIEGYHKLAEKFNFLEYENPSIKTSLFSTGLTYMGYAGYLNPFTNEAQVNGILPNFRFPIVTGHEIGHQLGYSAENETNFIGYLVTSSNEDLYFQYAAYAYVLGYCLSDVRRGDIETFDQMFQNLNPGVRGNFQEMALFWERYENPLEPVFKSIFNSFLKANNQAQGIQSYNGVVSLLIAYHKKYPL